The Bacillota bacterium genome contains the following window.
TGGCAAGTTATGTGACCCGGCTCAGGACAGCGGTATTCAAATTGGGGACGTCATTGTAAGTGTTAATGGGCAGACAATTAACAGCGATGATGAAGTTGCCTATCTGATCGACAAACTGGGACAGGAAAACCAGGAAGCCCATCTGGTTATAAGACATAATGAGACAATGAAGGAAATATTTCTTAAGCCGCATTATTGTACAGAAACCAAACGCTGGCGCATTGGCCTGTATGTTAAAGATGGAGCGGCCGGTGTGGGAACACTGACTTTTTATGATCCCGATACCAGGCAGTACGGAGCTCTGGGCCACATTATTTCAGATGCCGATAGCAACCAGGCCATCGAAGTTAAAGGTGGTCGGATTGTCGCGGCTTCAGTTGAAGGAATCCAACCCGGGAGGCGCGGTCAACCCGGCGAAAAAATTGGCATGTTTTTGGATAATCAATGTATTAGAGGAACAATTGAAAAGAATTCACGGTACGGTATTTTTGGCAAGCTAAATACGGATCTGATTAACTCTCTCTATACTCAGCCGCTGCCGGTGGCTCTGGCCAGCCAGGTTAAAGAAGGTGATGCTCAAATATTAACTGTTATTAATGGTGAACAGATTGAGTCTTTTGCCATTAAAATTGAACGTGTTCTTCCCTTTCGGACTGACGGAAAAAGTCTGGTGATCCGAGTTGTTGACCAGCGGTTGCTTTCTTTGACTGGCGGCATTATTCAGGGCATGAGTGGCAGTCCGATCATTCAGGATGGCCGGTTGGTCGGCGCAGTTACCCACGTATTTGTTAATGACCCGAGTCGCGGATATGGAGTGCTGTTAGAATTTATGCTCAAAGAAATGGACTACCTAAAAAATCGCGTATCTTTAAACACCGGGGAAGTTTTTTTCTTCCCCGGTTTAATTTATGAGCGTCGAATTATCATATATCACCCGGAAATTAAATGGCAAAATCTTAAATTATGTCGCAATTCCTTGAAGTCAGCAGATTTTTTCTTTTATTATTAAAGAAGGATAATGAAGTATAGCGTCGAAATGATATTAGAAAAAAGTGCAAAATTAAGTAAGAGGGGGCAGGAAACAATAATGGCCAAGACAATAAAAGTATTAATTGCCGACGATAATCGGGAATTCTGTGAGATTCTTCGAGAATATTTAAACAGTCAAGATGATTTCGATTTGGTTGGGGTTGCCAATAACGGAGCGGAAGCCCTTGAGGTCATCAGACAAAAGGAACCTGATATCGTAGTTTTAGATATAATTATGCCGCACCTTGACGGTATCGGTGTGCTGGAGAAACTCGGTGGAGCCAACTTTCCCCATCGGCCCAAGGTGATCATGTTAACGGCTTTTGGTCAGGAAGCAATGACCCAGCGGGCAGTTGAATTGGGTGCTGATTATTTTATTTTAAAACCTTTTGATATTGATGTTTTGGGAACACGGATTAGACAATTGGCCAACGGGCACGCTGCTCCTGCTCATACCCCGGTCAAGACCCGCAACTTGGATGTAGAGGTAACCAATATTATCCACCAAATGGGCGTACCGGCACATATTAAGGGGTATCAGTATCTGCGCGATGCGATCCTGCTGGTTATTGGTGATGTTAATCTGCTGGGAGCGGTCACTAAAGAACTCTATCCTATGATCGCACAAAAGTACAATACTACGCCGAGTCGAGTGGAACGGGCGATTCGCCACGCGATTGAACTGGCCTGGGATCGGGGTAATGTCGAGATGATGAATAAATTCTTTGGCTATACCATCAACGTGGAGCGGGGTAAACCAACCAATTCTGAATTTATTGCCATGGTGGCGGACAAATTAAGAATTGGTACCAAGAATTAATTGCCTAGGTTGATCATACACAATAAACACCGCTTATATAAATAAATGGTTTTCAACCACTAAATGGAGGTGTTTTTTAGATAATTCTTAAAGCTGCATTTTGATTAGAACCTGTCAGTTAATGAAATCTCTGGCAGGTTTTTGTGTTTTTGATTAGTTGTCAGCTGTTGGATCGAGTGGTATGATTTGTGGAGAAATACTGAGACGGAAAGGGTGTGCTGTCAGTGATTAACGAAGAGCGGATACTCCAGGAATTCCTATCTCTGGTCGCGATCCCTTCGGAGTCGGGACAGGAGCGCCAACTGGCAGATTTGTTGAAGCAGAAACTGACCGAACTGGGTTTTGCTGTGGAAGAGGACGGCGCCGGTCAGCCGTGGGGATGGAACACAGGTAATCTGATTGGTCGACTGCCGGGGACGGTTAATGTGCCGGCCCTCTTGCTTTCGGCGCATATGGATACCGTGGTGCCCGGCGTTGGGGTAAAACCTGTGGTCCGAGATGGGTTGATCACCTCAAGTGGCGACACTATTCTAGGAGGAGACGATAAGGCCGGCATCGTCGCTATTCTGGAAACCCTGCGGGTGATCACCGAGCAGCAAATCCCCCACGGGCCCCTTGAGGTGGTGTTTACCATTGGTGAAGAACAGGGGTTGCGCGGCGCTAAAGGGTTAAACTCCCGTCAACTGCAGGCAAAATTCGGCTATGTCCTGGACAGTTCAGGTGCACCAGGGACGATCGTCGTCCAGGGGCCGGCCCAGTACCAGATTGAAGCCGTTGTACAGGGAAGGGCGGCCCACGCGGGGATGAATCCCGAAGATGGAATCAACGCCATCCAGGTGGCTGCCCAAGCTATCGCCAGGATGAAACTGGGGCGGATTGACGAAGAGACCACGGCCAACATCGGTTTGATTGAAGGCGGGCAAGCCAGGAATATTGTCCCTGAAAAGTGCTATGTGAAGGGAGAAGCCCGCAGCCTTAATCGGGCCAAATTGGAGGCCCAGACCCAGGCGATGTGCGCTGCTTTTCGTGTGGCGGCGGAAGAAGTGGGGGCGCAAATTGACCTGGAGGTCGAATTGCTATACGATGAACTGGCTCTGGGTGAACATGACGAGGTGGTCAAAATCGCCGTGACCGCTGCCCAGCGACTGGGGTGGGAGCCGAAACTGGTAAAAACGGGCGGTGGAAGTGATGCCAATATTTTTCATGCCCGGGGCATCCCGACAGCCAATCTGGGTATCGGTATGACGCAGGTGCATACCACTCAGGAACGAATTGCGGTGGCCGATTTAGTTGACAATGCCCGTTATCTGGTGGAAATTATTCGCCTGGTAGGAGAAAGGGAGAAATAAATACGTAAATAAGGAGGATAACATGGAAAGTTTTGCAGAAA
Protein-coding sequences here:
- a CDS encoding M20/M25/M40 family metallo-hydrolase, whose product is MINEERILQEFLSLVAIPSESGQERQLADLLKQKLTELGFAVEEDGAGQPWGWNTGNLIGRLPGTVNVPALLLSAHMDTVVPGVGVKPVVRDGLITSSGDTILGGDDKAGIVAILETLRVITEQQIPHGPLEVVFTIGEEQGLRGAKGLNSRQLQAKFGYVLDSSGAPGTIVVQGPAQYQIEAVVQGRAAHAGMNPEDGINAIQVAAQAIARMKLGRIDEETTANIGLIEGGQARNIVPEKCYVKGEARSLNRAKLEAQTQAMCAAFRVAAEEVGAQIDLEVELLYDELALGEHDEVVKIAVTAAQRLGWEPKLVKTGGGSDANIFHARGIPTANLGIGMTQVHTTQERIAVADLVDNARYLVEIIRLVGEREK
- the spo0A gene encoding sporulation transcription factor Spo0A; this encodes MMAKTIKVLIADDNREFCEILREYLNSQDDFDLVGVANNGAEALEVIRQKEPDIVVLDIIMPHLDGIGVLEKLGGANFPHRPKVIMLTAFGQEAMTQRAVELGADYFILKPFDIDVLGTRIRQLANGHAAPAHTPVKTRNLDVEVTNIIHQMGVPAHIKGYQYLRDAILLVIGDVNLLGAVTKELYPMIAQKYNTTPSRVERAIRHAIELAWDRGNVEMMNKFFGYTINVERGKPTNSEFIAMVADKLRIGTKN
- the spoIVB gene encoding SpoIVB peptidase, which codes for MEERDHRLRNQFCHRILGLLLIALVISICCTPELQRYFSLPSEQRLAVGDQLLILNHLPKNVLSRLTVSLQDTSEGILGLNGEVIQRSFSLASGNPVALQPGRTNLQFRLFGFIPIKKMVVDVVPPLRLIPGGHSIGVLLHGEGVVVIGFSPIKDISGKLCDPAQDSGIQIGDVIVSVNGQTINSDDEVAYLIDKLGQENQEAHLVIRHNETMKEIFLKPHYCTETKRWRIGLYVKDGAAGVGTLTFYDPDTRQYGALGHIISDADSNQAIEVKGGRIVAASVEGIQPGRRGQPGEKIGMFLDNQCIRGTIEKNSRYGIFGKLNTDLINSLYTQPLPVALASQVKEGDAQILTVINGEQIESFAIKIERVLPFRTDGKSLVIRVVDQRLLSLTGGIIQGMSGSPIIQDGRLVGAVTHVFVNDPSRGYGVLLEFMLKEMDYLKNRVSLNTGEVFFFPGLIYERRIIIYHPEIKWQNLKLCRNSLKSADFFFYY